In one window of Falco cherrug isolate bFalChe1 chromosome 12, bFalChe1.pri, whole genome shotgun sequence DNA:
- the JUN gene encoding transcription factor Jun: MSAKMEPTFYEDALNASFVPPESGGYGYNNAKVLKQNMTLNLSDPSSNLKPHLRNKNADILTSPDVGLLKLASPELERLIIQSSNGLITTTPTPTQFLCPKNVTDEQEGFAEGFVRALAELHNQNTMPSVTSAAQPVNSGMAPVSSMAGNSSFNTNLHSEPPVYANLSNFNPNALNSAPNYNTNNMGYAPQHHINPQMPVQHPRLQALKEEPQTVPEMPGETPPLSPIDMESQERIKAERKRMRNRIAASKCRKRKLERIARLEEKVKTLKAQNSELASTANMLREQVAQLKQKVMNHVNSGCQLMLTQQLQTF, encoded by the coding sequence ATGAGTGCAAAGATGGAGCCTACTTTCTACGAGGATGCTCTGAACGCCAGCTTCGTGCCGCCGGAGAGCGGCGGGTATGGATATAATAACGCCAAAGTGCTGAAGCAGAACATGACGCTGAACCTGTCCGACCCATCCAGCAACCTGAAGCCGCACCTGAGGAACAAGAACGCCGACATCCTCACCTCCCCCGACGTGGGGCTCCTGAAACTGGCCTCGCCTGAACTGGAGCGGCTCATCATCCAGTCCAGCAACGGGTTAATCACCACCACGCCAACCCCGACGCAGTTCCTCTGCCCCAAAAACGTTACCGACGAGCAAGAGGGGTTCGCGGAAGGCTTTGTGAGAGCCTTGGCGGAACTGCACAACCAGAACACCATGCCCAGCGTGACCTCCGCCGCTCAACCTGTGAACAGCGGCATGGCACCTGTGTCCTCCATGGCCGGCAACAGTAGCTTCAATACAAATTTGCACAGTGAGCCCCCGGTGTACGCTAATCTCAGCAACTTCAACCCCAACGCGCTCAACTCCGCACCTAACTACAACACAAACAACATGGGCTACGCACCTCAGCATCACATAAACCCCCAGATGCCGGTGCAGCATCCCAGGCTTCAGGCTTTGAAAGAAGAGCCTCAGACTGTACCTGAAATGCCAGGGGAAACTCCTCCCCTGTCCCCTATTGATATGGAGTCGCAGGAGAGAATCAAAGCCGAGAGAAAACGCATGAGAAACAGAATCGCAGCATCCAAATGCCGGAAAAGGAAGTTGGAAAGGATTGCCAGGttggaagaaaaagtgaaaactttGAAAGCCCAGAACTCAGAGCTGGCATCCACTGCCAACATGCTCAGAGAACAGGTTGCACAGCTTAAGCAGAAGGTCATGAACCATGTCAACAGCGGGTGCCAGCTAATGCTAACACAACAGTTGCAAACGTTTTGA